CCTGCAGGGCCTCGTCGTGGAGAAGTCCCGGCTCGGCCACATCGCCGGCGTCACCGGAGCCTCGCTCATCGCCCAGGACGCCCTGTTTGAGGCCGACCGCATCAGCCGGCTCACCCGCGGCGGCGGCATCGGCGTCTCACTGCACACCCAGCCGGCCTGAGCCGAATCGGCGCAGTCCGCCACGACCGGCACGGCCCTGCCCGCTCCGGCGCGGCTGGCTAACGGCTCAGCTCGGCTTTGCCCCGCGGCGGCACTCCCGGCCGCCTGATCTGGTGCGCCCGCGGCCGGCGACCCCGGCGACCGATCCGAATTTACTTTGGTGCACTTGTAGACAAAAGGTCGCTTAGGCTTATACAGTCAAGCCAGTCGCCCTCGCGGGCCGGCTGCACCGGAAACAACAAAGGAGTTCATTCGTGGCACTGAACCTGGCCGAAGCCCTCTCGTCGATCGAGACCCAGGCGGAAGCCGCCGACTGGCGGGCCGCCATCCGTCTCGCGGGCGCAGGCCTGGTGGCCGGTGGAGCCACGACGGATGCCTACACCGACGAGATGATCGACGCGGTCGAGAAGCACGGACCGTACATCGTCATCGCTCCCGGTGTCGCTCTCGCGCACTCCCGCCCGTCGCCCGCGGTTCTCACCGGGGGACTGAGCTGGGTTAGCCTGGCCACCCCCGTGGAGTTCGGCAATAAGGCCAACGACCCCGTCACCCTCGTGATCGGCCTGGCCGCCAAGGACCACGACGCACACCTCCAGGTGATGCGGGCCCTGGCCGGCGTGCTCTCCGACGGCCCCGCGATGAAGCGTCTGGCCGTGGCCGACACCGCCGACGAGGTGCGCGCCGTGCTCGGCGACCTCGCCGCGGCTGCCGCGTAACGCGGCCCGTACGCATCCGTTTTTCTCACACTCGTCTCACCCAATCGAAAGGCACCCCATG
This is a stretch of genomic DNA from Cryobacterium soli. It encodes these proteins:
- a CDS encoding PTS sugar transporter subunit IIA, which gives rise to MALNLAEALSSIETQAEAADWRAAIRLAGAGLVAGGATTDAYTDEMIDAVEKHGPYIVIAPGVALAHSRPSPAVLTGGLSWVSLATPVEFGNKANDPVTLVIGLAAKDHDAHLQVMRALAGVLSDGPAMKRLAVADTADEVRAVLGDLAAAAA